TAATTTAGAAATTGCAATTAAATTTTATCAAGCTGCTTTACAAGTTTATACTCCTACTACCTTACCCCTTAATTGTCTTCTAATGGCGCAGAACTTAGGCGATTTAGGATTTGACGAAAGCTTGTGGGAAACAGCCATCTTCGGCTACGAAAAAGCCATCCAATCAGTCGAACAAACCCGCGAGTGGGTAACATCCCCAAGCCGCAAACGACAGCTAATAGAAGAAAATCTCAACATCTACGAAAAAATGATGCAATCCTGCATCAACCACCAACAATATCACAAAGCCATCCAAACCGTAGAACGCAGCAAATCCCGCTACCTAGTCGAACTCTTCACCAACAGCGAAATCTATCCCAAAACGGCCACAGAATCAGAAAAACAACAACTCAGAAACTTACGCAGCCAAATCGCCGCCTCCCAACAATTCCTAGAAACACAATCATCCTCTCCCACTCCAACTCCCCCCCTTACCAAGGGGGGGCTGGGGGGGGTTCCAGAAGACTTCGACACACAACGCGCAACTCAAACCCGCACCCTCAGCCCCGAATCATTGCAACAACAAAAAGACAAACTAGAAACAACATTACAACAATTAGAACAACTGCTGCAACAGATAAAACAGCGAGAACCAGAATTCACCCTAACCCAAAAAGTCGAACCCATAAACATCGCCGAATTCCAACAAACATTAGATCCAGAAACAGCAATAGTAGAATGGTACATCGGCAACCCCAAATTTAACAACCAAGACTGGGGAGGTGCAGCCTTCATCATCACCCGCAACCAAATAGATTTAATACAAATAACCGCCACCGAATTAGCCGAATTAGAAACCTGGAAAAACGACTATCTCAACGAATACCGCGACCAAGCCAAACAAAAAATCTGGCAACAAACCCTATCCGCCAAACTGCACAAACTCTCCGAAATCTTGCGCCTCAACGAGATAATCGCCAAAATCCCCAAACATTGCCACCAACTAATATTAGTACCCCATCGCTACCTGCACCTATTCCCCCTCCACGCCCTACCATTCACATCACAAACCCGGTTCACCCAAGAAACAATGTTTCGCGGAAACCTCCTAGACTGCTTCCCCAGCGGCGTGAAATACGCCCCCAGTTTGCAACTCCTGCAACTCGTCCAAAACCGCATCCAAACCCGCACATCTCCCGCCCCCGAACTTCAGCCATTATTTGCGATTCAGAATCCCACCGAAGATTTAAAGAACGCCGACATGGAAGTACAAATCATCAAACAAAGATTCGATACCCATGACATTTTAATCAAACAACAAGCCACAAAAATCGCCTTCAAAGAAAACCTCAAAAACCTCTCGAATGCCAGCTACATCCACTTTTCCTGTCACGGATTATTTAACTTTGACGATCCGCTGCTGTCCCTTCTAGTCCTAGCCGATTCCATCGAATCAATCCCCGAAATTAACCCCCCCCAACCCCCCCTTGCTAAGGGGGGGCTTGAATCAGAAATTAACCCCCCCCAACCCCCCCTTGCTAAGGGGGGGCTTCAAGATGATAATCCCGAAACTCCCCGCTACGTGACAATGCGAAGCGGGCGAAAAGCCATGCCGGAAAAATGCCTAACCTTGCGAGAAATCTTTGCCAATTTAGAGTTAAGCAAGTGCAATCTCGTGACACTCTCCGCCTGCGAAACCGGGTTAACCAGTTCAACTGAAATGACTGATGAGTACATTGGTTTACCCAGCGGCTTCTTGTATGCTGGGAGTATGAATGTTGTGAGCACTTTGTGGTCAGTCCATGAATTTGAAACGGCGATTTTAATGATCAGATTTTATCAGGAATTGCTACATCAAGTTTCAGTCGCCGTCGCTTTGAACGCCGCCCAAAACTGGATGCGCGCAGTCAGCAAGGAAGATTTTGGAGTTTGGGTGAAATCCTTAAGTTTAGATAAAGAATCTGGGCAACGTGTGGAACTGTGGTTAGCGGCATCGACAGAGGAACAGCCTTTTAGTGATCCCATATATTGGGCGGCATTTTGTGCTACTGGATATTAGGTGGAAACACCAAATTTAAGGTAAAATATTCAGCATAGGTTCGTAGTAGGGACTTTAGTCCTTTGAGGCTTTGGGAAGAAGGACTAAAGTCCAGCATAGGTTCGTAGTAGGGACTTTAGTCCTTTGAGGCTTTGGGAAGAAGGACTGAAGTCCTCACTACGAACCGAAACTGGAAGAAGGACTGAAGTCCTCACTACGAACCTGGGAGAAGGACTGAAGTCCTCACTACGAACCTGTATTTTATTAACGGAGACTTGTTTTATGGAACCTGAAAAAGTTATCATTATTTTCTTCAAATGGCTGCGCGAAAATCCGAGCATTTTCATGCCGACAGCATGGCAAGATTTACCCAAACTAGATACAGAAATAGCTGAATCAGCCGATGATGAATTATTCCCGATTGCGATGACTATCAGCAAGTGGTGTGCCCATCATGGATTGGGAGAAACTTTAAAAGCAGATGTAGCTAACAATAAAAAAGATTTCGGCGATGCGGGCGAACCAACTCCAGCTACACAACAGATGTTAACCAATACCACTCAAACTCTGCGTCAAGCCATTGAAGAAGCTTGTCAAAAACTTCAACAACTCGATGCACAGAAATCAGATAAAGGCAATGACTCAAAATAGTAAAATCTATGCCCCAAATGTCTATCTATTTGCCTATCACCTCTGCAAACCCTCAGAAA
This genomic window from Microcoleus sp. bin38.metabat.b11b12b14.051 contains:
- a CDS encoding CHAT domain-containing protein, whose amino-acid sequence is MNKARRQAYLTLIESLLTLDSEEQTAILQTNLELLDDEFAEFLRDIVPKILAGLDVVGKADLFARFLNNLSIIFTNLQQGSRASNLEIAIICNKIALTVWTRDSAEQVVVFTFYLLIQNRLYQIASLLMQNYRNVYLAMRADTQNNLAIAYCQRIKGDRGDNLERAIAFYEAALQVYTRPAFPEEWADIQNNLANAYGDRIREDRGDNLETAIKFYEAALQVRTRAAFPEKWADTQNNLAIAYKNRIKGDRGDNLETAIKFFEAALQVYTYEDFPKDWATTQNNLANAYYSRIQGDRGDNLERAIKSFEAALQVLTRPAFPETSATIQNNLANAYRDRIQGDRGDNLETAIKFFEAALQVYTRTAFPERWAMTQHNLAAAYSNRIKGDTGDNLETAIKFYEAALQVCTRDAFPQNWAMIQHNLAAAYSNRIKGDTGDNLEIAIKFYQAALQVYTPTTLPLNCLLMAQNLGDLGFDESLWETAIFGYEKAIQSVEQTREWVTSPSRKRQLIEENLNIYEKMMQSCINHQQYHKAIQTVERSKSRYLVELFTNSEIYPKTATESEKQQLRNLRSQIAASQQFLETQSSSPTPTPPLTKGGLGGVPEDFDTQRATQTRTLSPESLQQQKDKLETTLQQLEQLLQQIKQREPEFTLTQKVEPINIAEFQQTLDPETAIVEWYIGNPKFNNQDWGGAAFIITRNQIDLIQITATELAELETWKNDYLNEYRDQAKQKIWQQTLSAKLHKLSEILRLNEIIAKIPKHCHQLILVPHRYLHLFPLHALPFTSQTRFTQETMFRGNLLDCFPSGVKYAPSLQLLQLVQNRIQTRTSPAPELQPLFAIQNPTEDLKNADMEVQIIKQRFDTHDILIKQQATKIAFKENLKNLSNASYIHFSCHGLFNFDDPLLSLLVLADSIESIPEINPPQPPLAKGGLESEINPPQPPLAKGGLQDDNPETPRYVTMRSGRKAMPEKCLTLREIFANLELSKCNLVTLSACETGLTSSTEMTDEYIGLPSGFLYAGSMNVVSTLWSVHEFETAILMIRFYQELLHQVSVAVALNAAQNWMRAVSKEDFGVWVKSLSLDKESGQRVELWLAASTEEQPFSDPIYWAAFCATGY